The proteins below are encoded in one region of Effusibacillus dendaii:
- a CDS encoding GNAT family N-acetyltransferase — translation MEYIRIQSLDDPLFGRMHRLMQSVFPPEEVLEFSLWKEPLEDPDIRVFVAVHEGEVVGATEYRYYPDLNVAMTDFTIIGREGLGIGRFLVENRQNDLFALAALSGNELFGMFAEIYDPYRAIDHSFGGIKPMDPFVRREVLSHLGYQRIDFNYVHPSWNNDGEAVTELDLCFLPYDRTVSELPARLVVHFLTRYYAVLPNKPAAWLQMIEQLESRNTLRLLPI, via the coding sequence ATGGAATATATACGGATTCAAAGCCTCGACGATCCGCTGTTTGGCCGTATGCATCGTTTGATGCAATCTGTGTTTCCGCCGGAAGAGGTACTTGAATTTTCACTTTGGAAAGAACCGCTGGAAGACCCGGACATACGGGTATTTGTCGCTGTACACGAGGGAGAAGTGGTAGGCGCTACCGAATACAGGTATTATCCCGATTTGAACGTGGCCATGACCGATTTTACGATTATCGGTCGGGAGGGACTTGGCATCGGCCGTTTTCTGGTAGAGAACCGGCAGAACGATCTGTTTGCTCTGGCTGCTTTAAGCGGCAACGAACTGTTTGGCATGTTCGCTGAAATTTACGATCCGTATCGTGCAATCGATCATTCGTTTGGCGGGATCAAGCCAATGGATCCGTTTGTCAGGCGGGAAGTGTTGTCGCACTTGGGATATCAGCGGATCGACTTCAACTATGTACACCCTTCCTGGAACAACGATGGGGAAGCGGTAACCGAGCTGGATCTGTGCTTTCTTCCTTACGATCGAACCGTGAGCGAATTGCCTGCCAGACTGGTAGTTCACTTCTTGACCCGTTATTATGCGGTCCTGCCTAACAAACCGGCTGCTTGGCTGCAAATGATCGAACAGCTTGAATCGCGAAACACTCTGCGATTGCTGCCCATTTAG
- a CDS encoding carbon-nitrogen hydrolase family protein yields the protein MRIRVSAVQYHLHTIGSFQEFADQVEHYVKLAAEFSAEFVLFPEFMTTQLLSIGDGTGKSLPIHKLPQFTEQYRSLFTSLAQKTGMHLIGGTHVTEKNGQLYNTAHLFYPDGRIGEQSKLHITPTEVNEWNMATGDSFQVFETAKGTIALLTCYDIEFPEIVRIAKARGADVIFCPSCTDDRHGFHRVRYTSHARAIENQVYVVTTGTVGSLPTVDFMRANFGQAAIITPNDIPFPPHGILAEGEINDDMLITADLDLELLYQVREKGSVATWRDRRIDLYTDWK from the coding sequence ATGAGAATTCGAGTGTCAGCCGTGCAATACCATCTGCATACAATCGGCAGTTTCCAGGAATTTGCCGACCAGGTCGAACATTATGTAAAACTGGCAGCGGAGTTTTCGGCCGAATTTGTACTGTTCCCGGAATTTATGACCACCCAGTTGCTTTCCATCGGTGACGGAACGGGCAAATCGCTGCCGATTCACAAACTGCCTCAGTTTACCGAACAGTACCGTTCCCTGTTCACTTCCCTCGCGCAAAAAACGGGTATGCATCTGATCGGGGGCACGCACGTGACAGAAAAGAACGGGCAGCTGTACAATACCGCCCATTTGTTTTACCCGGACGGACGGATTGGAGAACAATCAAAACTGCACATTACGCCAACCGAAGTGAACGAATGGAACATGGCCACAGGGGACAGTTTTCAAGTATTTGAAACAGCGAAAGGAACCATTGCCCTGCTGACCTGTTATGATATCGAATTTCCGGAAATCGTCCGGATTGCCAAAGCAAGAGGGGCGGATGTCATATTCTGTCCGTCCTGCACCGATGACCGGCACGGTTTCCATCGGGTGCGCTATACCAGCCACGCGAGAGCGATCGAAAATCAGGTCTATGTGGTCACCACCGGCACTGTCGGATCGCTGCCGACTGTCGATTTTATGCGGGCCAATTTTGGTCAGGCGGCGATCATTACACCAAACGACATTCCGTTTCCGCCGCATGGCATTCTGGCAGAAGGGGAAATCAACGATGATATGCTGATTACCGCCGATCTCGACCTGGAATTGCTGTATCAGGTACGCGAAAAAGGTTCTGTCGCTACCTGGCGCGACCGCCGAATCGATCTCTATACAGATTGGAAATAG
- a CDS encoding L-threonylcarbamoyladenylate synthase: MDTVKLTTSEHDLERAAKLLRQGELVAFPTETVYGLGANALDAEAVKRIFAAKGRPSDNPLIVHIASRQQLAELVTHVPEAAERLIDLFWPGPLTLLLPKRSEVPDRVTAGLPTVAIRMPSHPAALHLLEKSGVPVAAPSANRSGRPSPTEAAHVLEDLQGEVAAVVDGGTTGIGVESTVLDVTVNPPMILRPGGVTREMLQQAIGQVQEDPSLRSRSADLDPSQAGEASDTANEPVPRAPGMKYRHYAPKAEMWIVEGEEDEQRKRIQALVDQSRANGIQTGVLTTEEQKHLYHADLVIACGRRSEPETVAGELYRALRQFDQTPVQRIYAESFPETGLGAAIMNRMRKAAGYRVVS; the protein is encoded by the coding sequence ATGGATACGGTAAAACTGACGACAAGTGAACATGATCTGGAACGGGCTGCCAAACTTTTGCGGCAGGGAGAATTGGTGGCATTCCCAACCGAAACGGTATACGGGTTGGGAGCGAACGCGTTGGACGCAGAGGCGGTCAAACGGATTTTTGCGGCGAAAGGGCGTCCGTCTGACAACCCTCTCATTGTCCATATTGCGAGCAGACAGCAGTTGGCGGAACTGGTGACCCATGTACCGGAGGCAGCGGAACGGTTGATCGACCTGTTCTGGCCGGGGCCTCTAACGTTATTGCTGCCGAAACGAAGCGAAGTACCCGATCGGGTGACGGCAGGACTTCCCACAGTCGCGATCCGCATGCCGAGCCATCCGGCTGCCTTGCATCTGTTGGAAAAATCGGGTGTACCAGTCGCCGCGCCAAGCGCCAACCGATCCGGCCGTCCCAGCCCGACGGAAGCGGCACATGTCTTGGAAGACTTGCAGGGGGAAGTGGCGGCGGTTGTCGATGGGGGAACTACAGGAATCGGGGTGGAATCTACCGTGCTGGATGTAACGGTGAATCCGCCGATGATTTTGCGGCCCGGCGGTGTAACCCGGGAAATGCTGCAGCAAGCGATCGGACAGGTGCAAGAGGATCCTTCTTTGCGCAGCCGTTCGGCTGACCTGGATCCATCACAGGCTGGCGAAGCTTCTGATACGGCAAACGAACCAGTTCCCCGTGCGCCGGGGATGAAATATCGCCATTACGCGCCGAAAGCGGAAATGTGGATTGTCGAAGGTGAAGAGGATGAACAGCGGAAGCGGATTCAGGCGCTGGTCGACCAATCCCGGGCGAACGGGATTCAAACAGGGGTACTGACTACCGAGGAGCAAAAACATCTGTACCATGCCGATTTGGTCATTGCCTGCGGCAGACGATCCGAACCGGAGACAGTGGCGGGCGAATTGTATCGGGCCCTGCGGCAGTTTGATCAAACGCCCGTTCAACGGATTTATGCGGAAAGCTTTCCGGAAACCGGGCTGGGTGCTGCCATTATGAACCGGATGCGAAAAGCGGCTGGCTACCGGGTGGTTTCATAA
- a CDS encoding manganese efflux pump MntP, with protein MAEIKLSEFITIFTTAVALGSDAMSIGIGLGMQRLTKRDIFRVSSTVGLFHVIMPLIGMGIGLYLYRLMGDVAKVIGSILLIGFGAHMIWDAWKGNDEPPKFAMNRSVGIGLFLFALSVSIDAMSVGFSFGLSDAKLGLTVLIFGVVGAIMTAIGLSIGNVMGRVLGDSMTIIGGGILIFFGIQFLL; from the coding sequence ATGGCTGAAATCAAACTGAGCGAATTTATTACGATCTTTACAACGGCTGTCGCCTTAGGCAGTGACGCGATGTCGATCGGCATTGGGCTTGGCATGCAGAGGCTGACAAAGCGGGACATTTTCCGGGTCAGCTCAACGGTGGGGCTGTTCCATGTGATCATGCCTTTAATCGGCATGGGAATCGGGTTGTACCTGTACAGATTGATGGGGGATGTGGCAAAAGTCATCGGGTCCATTTTATTGATTGGCTTCGGCGCCCATATGATTTGGGATGCTTGGAAAGGGAACGATGAACCCCCTAAATTTGCTATGAACAGGTCGGTCGGGATCGGCTTGTTTTTGTTCGCGTTGAGTGTCAGCATCGATGCGATGTCGGTCGGCTTTAGTTTCGGTTTATCGGACGCCAAGCTTGGATTGACAGTTTTAATATTTGGAGTGGTTGGCGCAATTATGACCGCAATTGGCTTATCGATTGGAAATGTGATGGGACGTGTATTAGGGGATTCTATGACGATTATTGGCGGCGGCATTTTGATTTTCTTCGGAATTCAGTTCCTGTTATAA
- a CDS encoding low molecular weight protein arginine phosphatase yields MYRILFVCTGNTCRSPMAEAILKQQLLEAGIPNIEVKSAGVAAGTGFPMSEGALHALSQRQIPGQEHMSQMFTEELGNWADLILTMTTSHKQLVGNRFPQFLDKVFTLKEYAGGYSDWDIADPFGGGQEDYNQSADEIEQAILKIVPTLQKFDT; encoded by the coding sequence GTGTACCGCATTCTTTTTGTTTGCACGGGGAATACATGCCGCAGCCCGATGGCAGAGGCCATTTTGAAGCAACAACTATTGGAGGCGGGAATCCCAAACATTGAAGTAAAATCGGCTGGTGTCGCGGCTGGCACAGGTTTTCCGATGTCGGAAGGGGCTTTGCACGCGTTGTCCCAACGCCAGATTCCCGGACAAGAACATATGTCACAGATGTTTACGGAAGAGTTGGGAAATTGGGCGGATCTGATTTTAACGATGACGACTTCTCACAAACAGCTGGTGGGAAATCGTTTTCCGCAGTTTCTGGACAAAGTTTTCACGTTGAAAGAGTATGCCGGAGGCTACTCAGACTGGGATATTGCGGATCCGTTTGGCGGTGGACAAGAAGACTATAATCAATCGGCTGATGAAATTGAACAGGCGATTCTAAAGATAGTACCCACTCTTCAAAAATTCGACACATAA
- the rpiB gene encoding ribose 5-phosphate isomerase B, whose translation MRIAIAADHGGYALKEQIKNVLKEMNLEFHDYGTHNEESVDYPDYGVQVAESVAKGEFDRGILVCGTGIGMSIVANKVPGVRCALVHDCFTAKATREHNDANVLAMGARVIGPGLAEEIVRIWLTTDFSGGRHERRLDKIRQLEGKFRQEEGVRGC comes from the coding sequence GTGCGAATTGCAATTGCGGCTGATCATGGCGGATACGCTTTAAAAGAACAGATCAAGAACGTTTTAAAGGAAATGAATCTGGAATTTCATGATTATGGAACACATAATGAGGAGTCGGTCGATTACCCCGATTACGGTGTACAGGTGGCGGAATCGGTGGCAAAAGGTGAGTTTGACCGCGGAATTTTGGTATGTGGAACAGGAATTGGCATGTCGATTGTAGCGAACAAAGTGCCAGGTGTTCGCTGCGCGTTGGTGCACGACTGTTTTACTGCAAAAGCGACTCGTGAGCATAACGATGCCAACGTGCTGGCGATGGGTGCGCGGGTAATCGGACCGGGTCTGGCGGAAGAGATTGTTCGCATTTGGCTGACGACCGATTTTTCAGGCGGACGGCATGAAAGACGGCTGGACAAGATTCGTCAACTGGAAGGGAAATTCAGGCAAGAAGAAGGCGTGCGGGGATGCTAG
- a CDS encoding TIGR01440 family protein gives MLEQAEIAKLTLQLVEELQQSANLRPDQILVVGASSSEVIGRQIGTAGSVDVAKAIVDGVLAARDRFGFQVAFQCCEHLNRALVVERRTLQEYRLEEVMAVPVPRAGGAVASEAFRRLKQPVLAEHIQAHAGIDIGDTFIGMHLRPVAVPLRSKIQSIGQAHITLATTRPKLIGGGRTVYILEESE, from the coding sequence ATGCTAGAGCAAGCGGAAATCGCGAAGCTGACATTGCAATTGGTGGAAGAACTGCAACAATCGGCCAATCTGCGGCCGGATCAGATTTTGGTGGTCGGAGCCTCCAGTTCGGAGGTGATCGGCCGTCAAATCGGTACGGCCGGTTCGGTTGACGTGGCGAAAGCAATCGTGGACGGTGTATTGGCGGCCCGCGACCGATTCGGATTTCAGGTGGCGTTTCAATGCTGTGAACATCTCAATCGGGCTTTGGTGGTGGAACGCCGTACGTTACAAGAATACCGGCTTGAGGAAGTGATGGCAGTTCCGGTGCCGCGTGCGGGCGGCGCGGTGGCGTCGGAAGCTTTTCGCAGACTGAAGCAACCGGTTTTGGCGGAGCATATTCAGGCACATGCCGGTATAGACATCGGGGACACGTTCATTGGCATGCATCTGCGTCCGGTGGCCGTCCCGCTGCGCTCCAAGATCCAATCGATTGGACAAGCGCACATCACGCTGGCTACAACCCGTCCGAAATTGATCGGTGGAGGAAGAACCGTTTACATACTGGAAGAATCGGAATGA
- a CDS encoding serine hydroxymethyltransferase yields MKHLHLVDREVAEAIEKELGRQRSKIELIASENFVSRAVMEAMGTVLTNKYAEGYPGKRYYGGCEYVDIVENLARERVKKIFGAEHANVQPHSGVQANTAVYFAFLKPGDTVLGMNLAHGGHLTHGSPVNISGQYYNFVPYGVDDNTHRIDYDVVRRLAEEHKPKMIVAGASAYPRVFDFAKLREIADSVGAYLMVDMAHIAGLVATGHHPNPVPYADFVTSTTHKTLRGPRGGLILCKEQYAKEIDKAIFPGTQGGPLMHVIAAKAVAFGEVLRPEFADYSQAVIDNARAFADALTERGFNLVSGGTDNHLLLVDLRNIGLTGKEAEKLLDEVGITVNKNAIPNDPQSPFVTSGIRMGTPAVTTRGFTKEDMVEVADIISLTLRSAADQPRLNEAMQRIRALCDKYPMYEGIEEA; encoded by the coding sequence ATGAAACATCTTCATTTGGTGGATCGTGAAGTGGCGGAAGCAATTGAGAAAGAGTTGGGGCGGCAGCGTTCGAAAATCGAACTGATCGCCTCTGAGAACTTCGTCAGCCGTGCTGTCATGGAAGCAATGGGTACGGTGTTGACCAACAAATATGCGGAAGGCTATCCAGGCAAACGGTATTATGGCGGCTGTGAGTATGTAGACATTGTGGAAAATTTGGCGCGTGAGCGGGTTAAGAAAATTTTTGGCGCCGAGCATGCAAACGTACAGCCTCATTCCGGCGTACAAGCCAATACGGCTGTTTATTTCGCGTTTCTAAAGCCGGGCGATACAGTACTCGGTATGAATCTGGCGCACGGCGGTCATTTGACGCATGGAAGTCCGGTCAACATTTCAGGTCAGTATTATAATTTCGTGCCTTACGGAGTGGATGACAACACACACCGTATCGATTATGATGTGGTGCGCCGTTTGGCGGAAGAACACAAACCGAAAATGATTGTGGCGGGTGCTTCCGCCTATCCGCGCGTGTTTGATTTTGCCAAATTGCGGGAAATTGCAGATTCGGTGGGCGCTTACCTGATGGTTGACATGGCGCATATCGCGGGACTTGTAGCAACCGGACATCATCCGAACCCTGTTCCGTATGCGGATTTTGTTACATCTACCACACACAAAACGCTGCGCGGACCGCGCGGCGGGTTGATTCTCTGCAAGGAGCAGTACGCCAAGGAGATTGACAAGGCGATTTTTCCAGGTACGCAAGGCGGCCCTTTGATGCACGTGATCGCTGCCAAAGCGGTTGCATTTGGGGAAGTGCTGCGACCGGAATTTGCCGATTATTCGCAAGCGGTCATTGACAACGCGCGGGCGTTTGCAGATGCTTTGACGGAACGCGGCTTCAACCTGGTGTCGGGCGGAACCGACAATCACTTACTGCTGGTGGATCTGCGCAACATTGGCCTGACCGGTAAAGAAGCGGAGAAATTGCTGGACGAAGTGGGCATCACCGTCAATAAAAATGCGATTCCAAACGACCCGCAAAGTCCTTTTGTAACAAGCGGCATTCGGATGGGAACGCCAGCTGTCACAACGCGCGGATTTACAAAAGAGGATATGGTGGAAGTGGCTGATATCATAAGTCTGACGCTTCGGAGTGCCGCCGATCAGCCGAGGTTGAATGAAGCGATGCAGCGGATTCGTGCTCTATGCGACAAATACCCGATGTATGAAGGAATCGAAGAAGCGTAA
- a CDS encoding DUF2231 domain-containing protein: MSYLIRNAHFLVIHIPIAMLLFSFVFDLLATILKKKDWHIAGLFCLVIGTLGAIAAVITGPEGERNPLFPQHELFGKLTMMLSILLTLVRLGILWRKKVDIGKNLVYLLVMLVGVGLLSYTGHLGGKMVHPDRSQMHKGQVQQQGGVGQENTNRPTGIPKTSGEGSR; this comes from the coding sequence ATGAGTTATCTGATTCGAAATGCGCATTTTCTTGTGATCCACATCCCGATTGCCATGTTGTTGTTCAGCTTTGTGTTCGATCTTCTTGCCACGATTTTAAAGAAGAAGGATTGGCATATCGCAGGTCTCTTTTGTCTGGTTATTGGGACGTTGGGCGCCATCGCAGCGGTGATTACTGGACCTGAAGGCGAGCGAAATCCCTTATTTCCCCAACATGAGCTGTTCGGAAAATTGACGATGATGCTTTCCATCTTGTTAACGTTAGTTCGATTGGGGATTCTTTGGAGAAAGAAAGTAGATATCGGTAAAAATCTCGTGTATCTGCTTGTTATGTTGGTGGGAGTCGGGTTGCTTTCTTACACGGGACATCTTGGCGGAAAGATGGTTCATCCCGACCGCAGTCAAATGCACAAGGGACAGGTACAGCAACAAGGTGGCGTTGGTCAGGAAAATACGAATCGGCCAACGGGCATTCCTAAAACCAGCGGTGAAGGAAGCCGTTGA
- a CDS encoding site-specific DNA-methyltransferase has translation MKELIIGNPEKQYHNLSHDELIKLLIEKEEELRLSKVFTPFISTEENLDATLQWRGRQRFLAEKVRPVKLIPVPEKSLNPSKGDNLIIDGENLSVMTSLLKDYRGQIDVIYMDPPYNTGSDSLTYNDDFMLSKSEVKRNRKTHGRSSEIVSLDDPNRHTKWINHMAPRLWAAKKLMKPTGVIIISIDEHELPRLWMLMEEIFLPKNRLATLIWQRSRKNDATYFSEGHEYMLVWARNVDELDAKVKEKGKWREVKPGLEDHLAEYRRLREIHSDDYEAIIKGLKHSVKGIKKDSPLWTVRQYVGVDSKSDLLGPYKEDDPSWPGGGGPDYDVFHPETGRPVRKPPKGWIVSTPEEFQKLIDDDRIIWKKVDKGTPKIKKYLLEGREKDVFTSVINKDARGSVMLVKSIFGDENAFKNPKDHEILKKLINLVTWGDPECIVLDPYAGSGTTAHAIIELNHEYGGNRRFILIEGGFVGKNTKINQEDYTDKITAERIRRVITGKWADKKKHSTYDTGFTYFRADKAITKKDILASDRESLADVILQVAEEESNRIDCRIEGHRYLIGQTRSGFGIALVWESGKDGRTLTIEVLKEIIQEAESQGCSKPIHIYAAANEGPVADNIYRFHQIPDAILAKLGITGFDGEAEEECE, from the coding sequence ATGAAAGAACTTATAATTGGAAATCCAGAAAAACAATATCATAATCTTTCCCATGATGAACTTATAAAACTGTTGATAGAGAAAGAGGAAGAATTGCGTTTAAGCAAAGTGTTTACACCGTTTATATCAACAGAGGAAAATTTGGATGCTACTCTTCAATGGAGGGGAAGGCAGCGTTTTTTGGCTGAAAAAGTACGGCCCGTCAAATTGATTCCCGTTCCTGAGAAGTCACTCAATCCATCAAAAGGTGATAACTTAATAATAGATGGTGAGAATCTATCAGTTATGACTTCTCTCTTAAAAGATTACCGTGGACAAATAGACGTGATTTATATGGATCCTCCTTATAATACGGGTAGCGATTCTCTCACTTATAATGATGATTTTATGTTGTCGAAATCAGAAGTGAAGAGAAATAGGAAAACCCACGGGCGCAGTAGTGAGATTGTTTCACTTGATGACCCTAACCGTCATACTAAATGGATTAATCATATGGCTCCTAGATTATGGGCAGCCAAAAAACTTATGAAACCAACTGGAGTAATTATTATTTCAATTGATGAACATGAGCTTCCAAGATTGTGGATGTTAATGGAGGAGATTTTTTTACCAAAAAACAGACTTGCTACATTAATTTGGCAGAGATCAAGAAAAAATGATGCAACTTACTTTTCTGAAGGACATGAATATATGCTTGTATGGGCACGCAATGTAGATGAATTGGATGCAAAAGTAAAGGAAAAGGGAAAGTGGCGAGAAGTAAAACCAGGGCTTGAAGACCATTTAGCAGAGTACAGACGGCTGAGAGAGATTCATAGTGATGATTATGAAGCAATTATAAAAGGTCTTAAACATTCGGTAAAAGGTATAAAGAAAGATAGCCCCTTATGGACAGTAAGGCAATACGTAGGTGTTGATTCAAAGAGCGATTTACTTGGCCCTTATAAGGAGGATGATCCTTCTTGGCCAGGTGGAGGAGGTCCGGACTATGATGTATTTCATCCCGAAACTGGGCGTCCAGTTAGAAAGCCACCGAAAGGATGGATTGTGTCTACCCCTGAAGAATTTCAAAAACTCATAGATGATGATAGAATAATATGGAAAAAGGTTGATAAGGGTACACCGAAAATTAAAAAATATCTGCTTGAGGGAAGAGAAAAAGATGTTTTTACATCGGTGATCAATAAGGATGCTCGCGGCTCGGTAATGTTGGTAAAGTCTATTTTTGGTGACGAAAATGCTTTTAAAAATCCTAAAGATCACGAGATCCTTAAAAAGCTCATCAATCTAGTTACTTGGGGAGATCCTGAATGTATTGTTCTTGATCCTTATGCAGGATCAGGAACAACAGCTCATGCAATAATAGAATTAAACCATGAATATGGTGGAAATCGCAGATTTATCCTTATTGAGGGAGGCTTCGTCGGTAAAAACACTAAAATTAATCAAGAAGATTATACTGATAAAATTACTGCAGAACGAATCCGTAGAGTAATAACTGGTAAGTGGGCAGATAAAAAGAAGCATTCTACTTATGATACAGGGTTTACTTATTTTCGTGCCGATAAAGCCATTACTAAAAAAGATATTTTGGCATCTGATCGTGAGAGCCTTGCCGATGTGATATTACAAGTTGCTGAGGAAGAATCTAATCGAATCGACTGTCGCATTGAAGGACATCGTTATCTAATTGGACAAACACGATCAGGGTTCGGCATTGCCCTTGTATGGGAATCCGGTAAAGATGGACGAACATTAACAATAGAGGTGTTAAAGGAAATTATTCAAGAGGCAGAGTCTCAAGGGTGTTCCAAGCCGATTCACATTTATGCCGCAGCTAACGAGGGGCCCGTTGCAGACAATATATATAGATTTCACCAGATCCCAGATGCAATATTAGCTAAACTTGGAATAACGGGTTTCGATGGGGAAGCGGAGGAAGAATGTGAATGA
- a CDS encoding DEAD/DEAH box helicase, whose amino-acid sequence MKITLDDLKPYQVKAASELATMVQEYPSEKFKPVYSRTTGMLEPFVSRLKAITGAGKTPILAVTAGHLKTGIILWTTSRGAVISQTYENLRPGGKYAELLPKGTQVYLLSEMSVTDWMNTMAAKEGLTILLATVASFNQDGDSLRIHHRGVYGALSRWEMLSKINQGVESRHRNLYVFYDEGHGATAEQFRRLADINPKAFILASASPFPSDLAYLLPGESQEEREFSLQERTVAVPTKWVVEAGLLKNRLYFTECNTSTESAVQEAQTKYNELTEKLKEHNLSPIACFIVNTTQRGIDVWEALIKLGVQKDKVAVHLNGAKDVLYERYGSYLGIIDTYTGKKAVERSPEVLRKGGFTHIIWNLTLREGWDEPLAYVAYIDDRGRSQTDIVQKIGRFIRQPNANPFSDPDLNSAYFYFNIPDEEFAKLIEQTQSELEIEGHEILRIKEDLPLPPSREVVPRVTAEVPVVYMSRGKPSENDKIVLDAVKLLDEAERQAKGHLLTRVYEVAKGENPDLIREESKDYGDSITVWEFLVNRLQRIDSRIVNSTGTIFTNDLRLSPQMNQQIQWGSPAIGYLERCVKEIKDALENQIQLISLGIESYKVPPFRLISPDVKGVGSAKEDRYKVRKYKNAVHPEYNGMNPFEIRVAEALDETGRLWTRNPGTNFGYGIPIPVYGVDSGTFRPDFLLWGQKTIWAIDPKGKHLLEGTLASKMLDISEVGVKIALVLDGTYEKNGESWVRTGQSGYTLIRKYLGGIKPKIFNDLSTLLADLE is encoded by the coding sequence ATGAAAATTACTTTAGATGATCTAAAACCTTATCAAGTAAAAGCAGCAAGTGAACTAGCTACAATGGTTCAGGAGTATCCATCTGAAAAGTTTAAACCTGTATATAGCCGAACAACGGGAATGTTAGAGCCTTTTGTTAGTCGTCTTAAGGCAATTACAGGAGCAGGTAAGACACCAATTCTTGCTGTTACGGCAGGTCATCTCAAAACTGGTATTATCTTGTGGACAACTTCTCGTGGTGCAGTTATTTCTCAAACATACGAAAATTTACGCCCCGGTGGAAAGTATGCCGAGCTACTTCCAAAAGGAACACAAGTCTATCTCTTAAGTGAAATGAGCGTAACTGATTGGATGAATACAATGGCAGCTAAAGAAGGACTAACTATCCTTTTGGCGACAGTTGCATCTTTTAATCAGGACGGAGATAGTCTTCGTATTCATCATCGTGGTGTTTATGGAGCCCTTTCTCGTTGGGAAATGCTTTCAAAGATAAATCAGGGAGTTGAATCACGGCATAGAAATCTATATGTGTTTTATGATGAGGGTCATGGTGCTACTGCTGAACAATTTAGACGTTTAGCTGATATTAATCCTAAGGCTTTTATTCTTGCTTCTGCCAGCCCGTTTCCTTCTGATTTGGCTTATCTCCTCCCTGGCGAAAGCCAGGAAGAGAGAGAGTTTTCTCTGCAAGAACGGACTGTTGCTGTTCCAACAAAATGGGTTGTAGAAGCAGGACTCCTTAAGAATAGGCTTTATTTCACAGAATGTAATACATCGACTGAAAGTGCTGTTCAAGAAGCACAAACTAAATACAACGAGTTAACAGAAAAACTGAAAGAACACAATCTTTCTCCTATCGCATGTTTCATTGTTAATACTACCCAACGTGGAATAGATGTATGGGAGGCTTTAATAAAGCTTGGAGTGCAGAAAGATAAAGTTGCAGTTCACCTAAATGGTGCAAAAGATGTTTTATATGAGCGTTATGGTTCCTATCTGGGAATTATAGATACTTACACTGGAAAAAAGGCAGTAGAAAGATCTCCTGAGGTTTTAAGGAAAGGCGGATTTACACATATCATTTGGAATCTCACTTTACGGGAGGGGTGGGACGAGCCGTTAGCCTATGTGGCTTACATTGATGATCGAGGAAGATCCCAAACAGATATTGTTCAAAAGATAGGTAGATTCATTCGTCAACCTAATGCTAATCCTTTTAGTGATCCAGATTTGAATTCAGCATATTTTTACTTTAATATCCCTGATGAGGAGTTCGCAAAACTTATTGAACAAACCCAGAGTGAACTGGAAATTGAGGGGCATGAAATATTAAGGATTAAGGAGGATCTACCTCTACCTCCTAGCCGTGAAGTTGTTCCTCGAGTTACGGCGGAAGTTCCCGTTGTTTATATGTCCAGAGGCAAACCATCAGAAAATGATAAAATAGTTCTTGATGCGGTGAAATTGCTTGATGAGGCAGAACGGCAAGCGAAAGGCCATCTCTTAACAAGGGTTTATGAGGTTGCTAAGGGCGAAAACCCTGACCTAATAAGAGAAGAGTCGAAAGATTATGGTGACAGTATTACTGTATGGGAATTTCTTGTAAACCGTCTTCAGCGAATAGATTCTAGGATTGTTAATAGTACTGGAACAATATTTACTAATGATTTGCGGTTGTCACCACAAATGAATCAACAAATACAATGGGGATCACCTGCGATCGGCTACCTAGAGAGATGTGTAAAAGAGATAAAGGATGCTTTAGAAAATCAAATACAACTGATCAGTTTAGGGATCGAATCTTATAAAGTACCACCCTTTAGACTTATTAGTCCAGACGTAAAGGGGGTGGGGAGCGCCAAAGAAGATCGATATAAAGTCAGAAAATATAAAAACGCTGTTCATCCGGAATATAATGGGATGAATCCTTTTGAAATTCGTGTTGCAGAAGCCCTTGATGAAACTGGCAGGTTATGGACTAGGAACCCAGGAACTAATTTTGGCTACGGTATTCCAATTCCTGTTTATGGAGTAGATAGTGGTACGTTTAGACCGGATTTTCTTTTATGGGGTCAAAAAACTATTTGGGCAATAGACCCAAAGGGGAAACATCTTCTTGAAGGCACTCTGGCTTCAAAAATGTTGGATATAAGTGAAGTTGGAGTAAAAATTGCACTTGTTCTTGACGGAACCTATGAAAAAAATGGAGAGTCGTGGGTAAGGACAGGTCAAAGTGGATATACTCTTATCAGGAAATACCTAGGTGGAATTAAACCTAAAATTTTCAATGATCTAAGTACTCTTTTAGCTGATTTAGAGTAG